ttcaaaaattattatttatattattatttcatgaattattatattataaacataaatatgccACAAATATGTGCATGGATTCATCttgggcccccagtttgagaccactaatatatatgacaactgtatttttgtttactaACATTTGTAACTTTTTCCTGTTCATACAACAGCTTACAGGAGTGACGCGCATCTTGTCTGTACATGATAGAATAACCAAAATCAAGGCAGTTTGTTTGAATAACCGTGTTAGTGGGCAGAGAAAATATCAGCGATAGCAACTTCCACCGGAACGGAAAGTCTTATCGCGATCCTCAgaacattatttaataataaaccaGACTAAGTGAGGTCTGAGTTTATCTTTCAGATCTGAATCATTTGGTTCATATAAAGGTTAAGCTGTAAGCAGAAGACACACTTGTGAACATGTATGGAGTTCAGAACTACCACATCCAGCCGACTGCTAAAAATGACTCTGTGAATAACTATGTCTATTTTACTGCTAAATTATAGCTCGTTTTTTCTCCAGAGAACGGAAAACTGCTGCTCCCGTGGTTATAGACAGATGGTTTTCTCATTCATGCTCAATAACTGGTTCAGATCCAGGTTATAAACCCATCGGATGAGGACTAGACCTTCAAACCTCGTTCGCCATCTTTTCGGAAGAACGTCTGATTCTTCCAGGGGATTGATTTCATTAAGACAATATTCTGAACAAAACTCCCTCCAAGCTTCTATTTCTAAACTATTTGATGATTTCATTCAACAGTcacttttaaagaaatagtCAGTGGCTCTGGAGGGTTTTTACGGCATGTGCATCACACTACTGGACTATTAAAAGTGAATTGCGTGGTTAAATGTAATATGATGAATAAAGGATGgtaataaggtaaattaaaaCGGATGAAAATGAGGAGTGTAGGGACAAAAAACTTGTCTAGTATTCAGCCGTACATTACAATGCTAACCCCCGCTGTGTTAAAAGAGTGCTGAAATTCTTGATATTATTTTTGCACTGCAGTAGGGATATCAAAAGATTAATCATGATTTATCGCATTCAGAATAGAAAAGTATATTTCATAGATTAtgtctgtgcatattaattttgtatttacaaacatatttacttgcatatattaaagaaaaataaaaaaaatacaattttataaataatttaaactctttaaatgtaaataaatacatacaaaattaaaactttaacaATTTTCAGTGACTTTtattgttgtacatgaaatagaaattttgaaaattgtaaaatgaatagaaaaagtaaaacatgaGACACATTACTAGAATCATCTCTAAATGATTGTATTTAGAACAACGTCTCAGTAAATTTTGAAATTCTCGGACGTTACACAGGCCCTGTTCGTATGTGCCGCTGCACACGTCAGTCGTTGACAATGGCTCAGGAGGTCTTAGTTCAGTATGTTTTACTAAAGGAAAGGGAAGGACTTCCTCTCAGCACAATAGCTGCCGTCTCCTGGCCTGACCTCAGCGCTCCCATGTGGCTTCGGGGCGAGACACACTGATGTCTTCTGTGCGAGATGAGTGTCGCGGTCGGGGAGGGGGCGTCACTGTTTCCGCACACCGAGAGTAAGCGGCCACTAGTCCGGTAGCTCCAACAGTAGCGGATAGGACTGTGTGACCACTTCCTGTTTGAACAGGAAACGGTGAACCTCAACATTCCAACAGTGTCAAAACCTTTAtgtgtctttctctgtctctgtgcAGTATCTGGGCCACGTGGAGGTGGACGAGTCTCGCGGCATGCACATCTGCGAAGAAGCCGTCAAGAGACTGAAGACGGTATGTGTAACCTTTCTGACTTCCTTCTTCTGTTCTAACGTCAGATGTCTTGTTTACGCCCTGCACACAGCGTGGACAGCTAGAGATCTATTTAAAGTGTCCTTGTCTTCTCCTGCTGTTCTTTTCTTCTTCCAGTAATCATACTCGGGTTCTCGTATGTTAGTTAAGCACCTGTATGGCCATAAATCGCTTTATTGGCGTGAAACAGACTTGCTAGAATACCTTCCTACAAAAAAGACTTTAGTTCTCCCAATAATGTGTAACAATTTGCACTTGAAAAGTGCAAATATTCTAAGACGAGGGCTCGATCTACACCTCTTCAATCCCAGCACGTAAGCACCCGGGCAGGCGTGAGTTTCCTGTCTCGGCGGGTCAGAGGGAAGACATTCCATTCTTCAGGGAAAAGGAAATCCACTGCGATGTCCGTATTCCACATTGACAAGGCATCTTACGCCTCCGCCCGAGTTCTTTTCTGAGGTTTCCTTGAGGGTAAGCTGCTTCAGGCATCAGGATGATGGTGACTATAAGGCGTCCGCTGCTGTTTAATTGAGGATGTGGCTGTAGGCCCTCTCACGATTTAACCACAGAGTCAGTCACAGACAAGAACACACTCATTTCTCACGGTAGAAAGAAGGAGAGACTCGTAGTTCACACATGCCAGATGCATAAAATCACATGGTCCTGTAACACTACTGTAACCCTATCTCTAATCTTATTATGTCCAGGACTGATTGTATTAATATCTCTGTAAACCCGAGCACATAATGAACTGGCTTCAGGATGAGAAGTGACTTGACTGTGTGTATTTGTCGTGATGGAAACGATCTCTGGCCGCTGTAATGTGATTTCCTCTCGCTCGTGTACAGGACGTCCAAGCGTGTCTGCAGAGGTTCATCTTTATTGATGTCATACGATTGTGGTTGTTGTTCATCATTAGTTTGCTAGATGCACGTAGCATCATCCAAGTTTCGAATTGAACCGCAATGATAAATGTGACTCACCAGCAAGTGCAAAGGGTCTGTCTGCGGTGTTTGTCTGTGTATTTGGTGAAGAATTACAAATATATACCCATAATCTCAGTTTTGAGCTGCTTGCTATGCAAATCGTAGACTGATTTGAAATATTCTGTATGACAAGGATTGTTggttttaaaaacagacaggATTGATATTTGAGGGTCATACAGACAAAGGATGTCATGATGGATtcgctcatgaatattaattaggtTATGTGCatatcattaaaatatatacagtatgtattacTACAGCATGTTTAAAGTCAATGCAAATTAACAAGAACTGTAAGCATAAATGAATaagtataatgaacacactttgtgcacaaatatttgtaattcAGTCCTTTAGTTAAAATAGGTCAGCCATCTGCATATTGGCTATAACACGAAAAAAGGCCAAATTAATAAATCCAAAAGTGTGTTGAgatgttgtttaatttcttATTCCCAAAGTTTTATATatcattgaatataaacatctaaatatataatgtactttattttctgtattctaatttaaagagatagttcacccaaaaatgtaaattctgttaacatttactcgccctcatgtcatttcaaaccttttatttccgcagaacacaaaagaagatattttgaagaatgttgataagcGAAGAGCAGTgtcacacaaaaccaatgcaagtgaatggtggCCATCCCTGTTCGGtcaataacatttttcaaaatatcttcttttgtctcgTGCCGCagaaatacaggtttgaaacatgatgacagaatttccatttttgggtgaactatcactttaatatttaatttactgtttttaatgtATCAAATTATATGAATCTACTTAGATTTTTCAGTCTCTTTTAGGCAAATTCAGTAAATTCCATTTTCATCTGATAATCCCATATTTCTTTTTCCTTGTTTATTTCCTCTTTCAATTCCTGTATTTGTGTCTATGTGTCGTCTCACTTACTTTTCTCTTCCTCCTGCTCGCTTCTTGTAGTGTCAGGGACGTTTTTTTATCCCCAGCACTCATCTCATGTTTGCATATGTGctgatgtaaatgtattatgatgttttcttcttttaagcAGGTTTGTTCACACGAGCCATTAAGAGCGTCTCAGTCAACTCTGACCCCTAAACCTTTGTTTCTAACCCAATGAGCGCTGCTTTCCTCGTACGGTCGAATACTTACACGTGTGAGCACGTTACAGTCATGCTAACCTCTAACTTCTCTCGGTGAAACTTAAAACAGCCTTAACTGAAGATGTGGTTTCATTGTCTCATATTATGATGCTGGACCATGATTTCATGAACTGAAAGCTGAACCTTGGTTCGTGGGCTGTAGTTGAGGGGAAATGAGCTTCAGATTTACATTACTATGGCCACATTCACACCGCATAACTATGAGTCCCCCCACATATCATTCTATATGTGTATGGGATACAGGAGTCACTTCCCCACCTGTCAAGATGGTTGCCATGATAATGACCACAGCAACCTTTGGCATCTCAAAGGTGTAAACAGTAAACATAATGCCATTGCCAAtctattttgtgttaaattaacTTTAGCAACTGTTTCCACAATCCAGTAAATTTCCGATTTGAAGAAGCACTTTGAAGAGGAATGAGAACTACACAAATGCAGTGTGAATGTGGCCTAGATGTATCTGAAACCTTCACACACACCCTCTGTCAGCTGGATGTGTGTGGGGGCTTCTCGTGACTCACTTTAGGAAGTCATGTGATGTCGTCAAAACCAACGCTAACCATCTCCTTCTTTCATCACTAACATAGGATGACATGAAGCGGTTCTTCTCAATGCTGCTACTGTGAACCACAGCACTGTACACACATCTGATTCAAACCATTAGAAGAGATCCATTAACTGAAGAAGGACAGCAAATGTGTAGATGTGTAGTGTTGTGAGTTCACAGGACTGGAATcgagaaccactggtttaaagagacagttcagccacaaatgaaaattctcttttACGCTcaatgttgttccaaacttgtttACTTTGTTGTGCAACTTTGCTGATTTTCAACCTGGTTTACTTTATACTAGTGACGCAATACAAAGCGGGTTGAAAATCGGTGAAGTTAAATTTGATTAAGGCCGTTGTAATGATGGCAGAatgtttttggtgaactgttcctttaagaataCAATATGGATTTAACTCACATAGTGGAGTAATACAACTAGTACATTAACAGCACCAATAAcatcaacaacaaacacaatgacacaaaaacaaactgcaCATGTGGTGAGTCTGATTGGTGAGCTAGAGTTGTGATTCCCCCCAAACCTCCCCCCCATCACTTTTAACCATTGAAACCCCTGAGACCAGAGTAACCCCTCATACGCACTCACAGGACGTTGTGTCTGAGTTCATTTGTAACCCTCTCCTGCGTTTTCCTCCCATCCCATACCCCCATACCAACCCTCCATTCCAGGACAGAAAGTTCTTCAAAGGCTTCTTTGCAAAAGTAAGTTCTGCTGAGTGCTTATATGTGTGCAAAGTCCACAACATACTCCACGCAAGTACGTGAATGTAAATGCATCCGGCTATGCAAGCTCGATTTCCAAATGGGTCGGACAAAATTCCAAATAGGTTGCGAGGATGCGTTCTCAGTGTCACCTCTAGAAGCGCTGTTATTGAATTAAAGCCCGTTCACACTAAGAATAACTTTAACTATATTAGCATTCACGACAACAGTCAATACATTAAGTTGTGATTTCACATTATAAATATGCAAGCACATGAGcacaagatatttttttattaatattgtttatagttgttgttattgttcttgCTAGCCTTCTAAAcattggtttaaaaaagaaaatatatgtttaGGTATGAAACCACCTATTCTAgaccaatgcttcataaattcTGGGCCTGGCCCCCCTGGTGGACCACAAAGGTATTGTAGGGTTGTTACTTATTCTGTTTTAAAGACACCTTGGAAGTGGGTTATTCACACCACAACTGCGAAAGTAACGTCTGGATTTACTAACTATAGatgtatttaataacattaaaatattcctGTTACTAATAGTagcaataaaatattacaagtaTCTATTGATATTAAAAGAGCACCGTTCCATAAATTAATTCCAAGTTGAAATTGGAATTAATTtatcacaacaacaaaaaacgtaTGTATGAATTTTACAGCGAAAAGATTTATTAACAGATTTCGTAACGTCGGTTAGACacattaatgtaaaaatgtagtaTGCAGCATTATGAGTTACagatacaatatatttaatattagatTACCTTCACCATAGTAAACTATATAAACAtccagttaaaataaaaaaacgtgtcGCCGCTGAATAGGGCTTTGTAATGTCACATTCGTGTATGTAAAGGGATGCTCGCCTGCAGTTTTTGTTTACGTACTtgcatacagtatgtttgtgACCTAAACGTatgcgagtgtgtgtgcgcttTCCTTCACACTAATAGTAGTTTGCTGTGAAAATACTTCTTGAGTGATAGGAGAGTAATAGCCGAGGGCAAGAGGTTACAACCCATATTTTGCCTTTGTTCACTTAAACAATTGtatgtgtgcgcgtgcgtgtgtgatcTGTTTATACACACAGGTAAGTGTTATGACATgatcagaatgtgtgtgtttcacttgGACTCTTCTCATGTCTACGGGTGCCCACTGTACAGTACAACACGTTGACATGTCTGTATCCTGCTGGAACATTCTCAAAACGTTTTTTGACTCTTTTTCAGGTGTTGTTTGTAGATGAAAGTCTGTTTCATTATAAATAGCAGGAGGGTGAAGGGCCTCAGGAGGAAAAAGTCAGTTCTTCTTCAATTTCTTACTGACTGCAtgtctctttatctctctctctgcacaGTCGGGTAAGAAGGCCGTGCGAGCAGTGCTGTGGGTGTCtgcggatggcctgagggtcgTGGATGACAAGACGAAGGTACAGTAAGGCCGTGTTAACACTTGACTTATGTTTTGAAGCTGCCAgaatctgttttacattataatcctaagGAGTAAACAGTGTTTGCAAATAAGTCCTGAGCACTTTTTTTAACCCCAGCTCCAGCATCTTTTCCTGCAGCTCAGAGCATCTTTTGAGGTTGATAAAAGTACAACTTGTTGTTTCCACAACAATatgcgaggaacgtgattggtcgagacAGGTCAAGCTCGAAAAAATGAAATGGCGGTTGAAACGGCCGTTGGGGCATAGTTGTGTATAAATGCAAGTTTTCAATAACTTCTGATTTCATTTCTAGCGAAACATTAGTTTTATTGGTTATTGCAATGAAGCTCTccgtttataattcaaatataattcCATTACGCTGCCTATGAAGCCTGAATTTCTAAGCTGCCTTtgtgcacaaatgctatctttgaacatttttttactaaaaaccgCCATTGTCAACTTCTTCTTGTCAAAAAGAAGTCAACTCTCTGGGAATCAGAGAGTCTGAATAGAAGGAAGTTCtttatattaaacaatgaaaaaagaaaactggtGATTTACTGGATTTACTGATGTTGGGTTCATCTTACTGAATGGGTCAAGAACAGGCCTGGATGATATTTTGCCATAAAAAGAGAGAATTCATTGAGAATAATGAGAATTACAAACGTCAGGAATGAGAGTTTGGGTGAAACTTCTAATTATAATAAAGgtaatatttattacaaataattatgGTCTTAAAATTGACTTTATaggcgtacacacacacataaagagaAGGAGAGTGAAGCTGTATATATGAATGTGCACTATTCATGTTCGTTTTTTTCTGCCTCCTGGTGGTGAGAGTATGTTACTTCACATCACCTCGGAGTTTGACAACCAGTGTccgaaatgaaaattatgaataaatatttcataatctttaaatTTGGTTTTAATTAAAAGCTTATGATCATCCCTGTGATGacataatttaataaatcaGTCGCGGAGCACAAATCATGTGCGGCATCATTCTGTGgctcaatgtgatgagatttcTACACTTGTTACCAAACCTGTAGACCTAGAAAAAGTTCTGATGGTTACATTTCCTGAATGAAAACCTGATATGTTAAGGATGTTTTTGTTTGGCACGATTTGTACAGTTTGACCCCAGAGTGTTACATCCAAAATCGAGTTGCCGCCCAAGTGGCCAGTATTTCTGCTTTAAAGGCAGTTGTTTTGTGAAGTGTTACTTTGGACTTTGTGTGAACCTGGGCTTCGTGATTCCAGTGACAAACACTGCAATGCCCAAAGCATTTAAACATTCTTGACAAATATGTTGTGACTGCACACAAATTGATTTGACGATATAATTTGAAAGCAGAGACATGTTGATACATTTTCCCTGCTTTGTCCTCAGGACCTCATTCTGGATCAGACAATAGAGAAGGTATCGTTCTGTGCCCCGGACCGGAACTTTGAACATGCCTTCTCCTACATCTGCAGAGACGGTACCACTCGCCGCTGGATCTGCCACTGCTTCATGGCCATCAAAGACTCGGTCAGAACTCTCATATATAGTGAAATTTACAGTGATGAGTTAGCTTCACATGTTTGAATTGGATTGAGAGTTTTTGCAGTGTGATGTGTGGGCTGATGTCGTCTGATGACGTGTTTTAGGGGGAGCGTCTCAGCCACGCTGTGGGCTGCGCGTTCGCCGCATGTTTGGAACGGAAACAGAAGAGGGAGAAGGAGTGCGGAGTCACAGCCACTTTTGACGCCAACCGTACCACTTTCACACGGGAGGGCTCCTTCCGAGTTACCACGGCAACAGAACAGGCGGAGCGAGAGGAGGTCATGCGACAAATACAGGATGGCAAGAAAGGTGTGTgaaaaccatggttcatttttgtatttcacaTGCTAGAAGGCCTTTGCCTAACACATTTTCTCTCTTCAGACTCGGACACCATGTTGGGCCACTCTGTCAGTGTGATGAATCCAGCGGTCACCCTTGTCGGACCCAACGGCTCGTCCTCCTCCCCTCCTCTGCCCATGAGCAACCCTCAGGAAGTCAACCCTCACGCCATCCCCCGACGGCACGCACCCGTGGATGCGCTCGCTCGTCAAGGCTCGTTCCGGGGTTTCCCGGCGCTCAGTCACAAAACCTCACCCTTCAAACGACAAATGTCTCTGCGCATGAATGAGCTGCCCTCCAACATGCAGCGCAAGTCTGACTTCCCTATCAAAAACACTGGTGAGTTGCTCTGCTGTTACCTaaaactttgttgttgtttgttttcttcagtaaaatgaatgttgtttgtttgtcagtGGTGGAGGTAGAGGGGGAAGGCGACAGCATCAGCTCTTTGTGCACACAGATCACATCCACCTTTAGTGGACCCCCGGAAGACCCCTTCTTATCGGCACCCATGAACAAACTTGCCTCCTCGCCTCAGTCGCCCTCTGCTCCAGGTCAGCTGCACTCTCTTACATTTTAGCAGTTAAAAGGGGTCagtgtttactttatttaaatgaccTACTATACACTGTGTCTCTATTCACACATGCTTTCTGATGTTCTAGTGAATGGCACGCCTCCTGCCTTTCCTGCTTCGCTGCCACCCAACGTCAATGCAACTGCTGCTAACTCTCCTATCCTTCCGCCTCCGCTGCCGGTCCGAGACACTAACCCTTGGGCCAAGACCCCAACCACAGCCACTACTATGGCAAACACAGGTAAACGCTTAAAACTTCCTGCTGTCCATGCTATGAAAGGGCCTGTAAACTGAAATCTTGAAAAGTGATCTTCTTAATCTGTCCTGTAGGGGGTGAGTGGCCGAGCGCTTCACCTGCAGGGGGAGCCCTACCTGCGGTCAGCGCGATTCTTTCTGCGCCTGGGTCCTGCCACAAACGCACACCATCCGAAGCAGACCGCTGGCTGGAGGAGGTGTCCAAATCTGTCCGTGCCCAACAACCTGCCGCGATCGCGAGGACCGATACGCCTCCAAAGCAGGCCTTCCCTGTCCCTGCCGTGCCTGTCCCCGTAGCCCCGGGCCACTCTGCAGCCTTCATGCCTTCCATACCCTCCGCGATCCCCACTGTACCCCTGCGTCAGCCCGCGTTCCACGCACAAGCCCCGGCTTCCTTCCCGGTGTCCAACGGGCTCCCGTTTGTCCAACCGAACTTTCCAGTGGCCGGCATCACACCTTCGCAGATGGTGGCAAACGTGTTCGGTTCAGCCACACAAACTCAGCCCATCCCTGTGCCTGTTCCAGTTCCAGTTCCCCAAACGCAACTTCAGTCGTCACCTTTCTCAACCCCACCGTTAGGCCACTTTGACACCCAGAGCGCGTACAGTCCCTTCGGCAAACCGCCCCTACCTCCAGTGTCAAACGCCATGGTGCCGCAGCCGCCTAAAGGGACTGTCACTTTTAACGGTGCTAACAGCTGGCAGTCACCCACACAACCATTGGTGGTACAGCAACAGGCCGATGCTTTTGACGCCCAGTGGGCTGCCTTGGAGAGCCGATCGCAACAACGCACCGGTCCCTCCCCAACAAACCCCTTCTCCAGCGAGCTCCACAAGACTTTTGAGATCCAGCTCTAAGGATACGCAGTGTGGCCGGAGGTCACAGACCCACTCTGAAGGACAACACAATGGATGTTAGTGGAGGGACAGCAAGAGGGTATCGGCCCTGCAAACCACTTCAGCTCCGTATTTTAAAGTTTCTTTGTCCACTCGTTCATGTCATTTTTCTTGTGACATGGAGGCGAAGGGGTGGAAAGTTCACCGGTAAAATTCTGTCGCATTTGTGTCCAAGAAGAGTTAGAGTTAtaaattaatgaagaattcTTTAGATGCTCTAACATGACCCCACATTGTTCAGTACCTCCTCTACCCTGCTAACTCGTCTCACAGCGCCCCCTAGCAGGCTGGATGACTGCTGCCAACCCGAAGGACGAGGCACTGAGAACAGACCTTCGGGTTTCTCGAGGTTCTTGAAGAACTTCCGAAGATGACGAAGCAAGACAATgccaaaatctttatttttatgcattaagtatattttaaatagcTTTGAGATTTAAAAGAAGAGCTGTAAATAATCTTTCCAACAGTGCAGGCttattttgtgtgcatacagGAAAAGagcatatatataaatatatatctgtgAAGGGACATTTTTAATTTCTCGTCTCTTTTCAGTTTTAGTCTTATGGCCATCTTCTATAGTTGGATGTTTTGTAAATAGATAATCAATATGGACCCAACGTTGAGTTTAAGGACTTTTGAATCACTCTGGTCCCAGACAATGTTTTCTGTCTTTAATCATCTTCTTTTTTGCTACTTTAGTACTCATCAGTACTTTTATTTCTATTGCCTACgtataataattttaaactgttttaaatgaattctAACAATATTtgacagtttgttttttatttctataaagAGATATCTGTTTATGATAGCACAAGCACTGTACTAATTGATCATTTGGCCGGTTAATATTAAGCTCTGACGTTTATCTAAGTCTTGAAATGACTTGTGGCTTCAGCTCTACAATGGTTGCAGTCTTTTTTTCCGCATTTTCACTCAGCCTCGTTGACccttatgttttattaaaagcgAAGATGATTGGTcatgtttttaagttttgatTCCATTTTGTAAGTATCGCATTGTATTATTCAGATTCTTTAAGAGGAATTTAATCTAAAAGATTGAATAAAATGTTGGTGATAGAGAAAAACATAAGGCTTCTGTGTGAATCAGTTAATTCCCAGAACAGCTATTTACTTTCACACACAGTTCATGGCCTCCGTCCAACAGCTCCTGGACATCACCTGTCTTTATAGACATGCAGCGGTAATGAACTATGATGATAGCatgtaaaatattcatttacgTAGACGGATCGCTTGTTATATTGGttgatttttaatgatttttgatGGAACacaatgtttacacattttttcattcaacACACTGCCAGGTAAGAATTTCACGGTATACCAGATGGCCAGTCGGCCCCTGCGTGGCATCAGTCACCAATTTTACATCTTTGAAAATGAGGGATCGTTTtatagaaattatttttttataactaaTTTTAGTGCAATGAAGGTAAACATTATTACATAGGttcacacttttttttatattcaactAATAGTggcatttttttaagtaacataaattattattattgttatagtttctttgttaatattaattaatagtactaaattgtaaaaataatataaatgtactttttctcagcacaaaacataatattttaatacatgtgACATGTACGCATAGGACTGTGTCAGTGCACTGTCCTCCAAAGACTAGATAATGGCTGAAATTTCAATGATCTCTGACGGAAGTCCCAC
The sequence above is drawn from the Triplophysa dalaica isolate WHDGS20190420 chromosome 15, ASM1584641v1, whole genome shotgun sequence genome and encodes:
- the numb gene encoding protein numb homolog isoform X1, which codes for MKPLLCVSGSAGGIEAMNKLRQSFRRKKDVYVPESSRPHQWQTDEEAVRVGKCSFAVKYLGHVEVDESRGMHICEEAVKRLKTDRKFFKGFFAKSGKKAVRAVLWVSADGLRVVDDKTKDLILDQTIEKVSFCAPDRNFEHAFSYICRDGTTRRWICHCFMAIKDSGERLSHAVGCAFAACLERKQKREKECGVTATFDANRTTFTREGSFRVTTATEQAEREEVMRQIQDGKKDSDTMLGHSVSVMNPAVTLVGPNGSSSSPPLPMSNPQEVNPHAIPRRHAPVDALARQGSFRGFPALSHKTSPFKRQMSLRMNELPSNMQRKSDFPIKNTVVEVEGEGDSISSLCTQITSTFSGPPEDPFLSAPMNKLASSPQSPSAPVNGTPPAFPASLPPNVNATAANSPILPPPLPVRDTNPWAKTPTTATTMANTGGEWPSASPAGGALPAVSAILSAPGSCHKRTPSEADRWLEEVSKSVRAQQPAAIARTDTPPKQAFPVPAVPVPVAPGHSAAFMPSIPSAIPTVPLRQPAFHAQAPASFPVSNGLPFVQPNFPVAGITPSQMVANVFGSATQTQPIPVPVPVPVPQTQLQSSPFSTPPLGHFDTQSAYSPFGKPPLPPVSNAMVPQPPKGTVTFNGANSWQSPTQPLVVQQQADAFDAQWAALESRSQQRTGPSPTNPFSSELHKTFEIQL
- the numb gene encoding protein numb homolog isoform X2, yielding MKPLLCVSGSAGGIEAMNKLRQSFRRKKDVYVPESSRPHQWQTDEEAVRVGKCSFAVKYLGHVEVDESRGMHICEEAVKRLKTSGKKAVRAVLWVSADGLRVVDDKTKDLILDQTIEKVSFCAPDRNFEHAFSYICRDGTTRRWICHCFMAIKDSGERLSHAVGCAFAACLERKQKREKECGVTATFDANRTTFTREGSFRVTTATEQAEREEVMRQIQDGKKDSDTMLGHSVSVMNPAVTLVGPNGSSSSPPLPMSNPQEVNPHAIPRRHAPVDALARQGSFRGFPALSHKTSPFKRQMSLRMNELPSNMQRKSDFPIKNTVVEVEGEGDSISSLCTQITSTFSGPPEDPFLSAPMNKLASSPQSPSAPVNGTPPAFPASLPPNVNATAANSPILPPPLPVRDTNPWAKTPTTATTMANTGGEWPSASPAGGALPAVSAILSAPGSCHKRTPSEADRWLEEVSKSVRAQQPAAIARTDTPPKQAFPVPAVPVPVAPGHSAAFMPSIPSAIPTVPLRQPAFHAQAPASFPVSNGLPFVQPNFPVAGITPSQMVANVFGSATQTQPIPVPVPVPVPQTQLQSSPFSTPPLGHFDTQSAYSPFGKPPLPPVSNAMVPQPPKGTVTFNGANSWQSPTQPLVVQQQADAFDAQWAALESRSQQRTGPSPTNPFSSELHKTFEIQL